In a single window of the Allobranchiibius huperziae genome:
- a CDS encoding molybdopterin-dependent oxidoreductase, with protein MPSVKLRLPSSPPPGWPSEDRGRLHHESVTARLGTAVGIAFGICFVTGVISHYQSHPWMWLPPPATPAGGYRFTQGLHVITGFASIPLLLAKLWSVQNKLAQWPPVRSVLHALERASVAVLIAGALVQLTTGMLNVLQYYPFKWPFASVHYALGWVVIGALLLHIAVKLPIIRRGLSTKLDGPMVDEHGLTRRGAVTGVGIGAGIVGLTTVGQVVGPLAKVALLAPRRPDRAPQQDLPVNRTAAAAGVRKTAVSADYRLTVRGGTGTGTRTLTLQQIEAMPAQTRDLSIACVEGWSRRATWTGPSLLDIVAMVGGTADSIVTVSSLEKHGFSRSTITAGQLKEALLATHLHGERLTLDHGYPLRLIAPDRKGELQTKWVDTVVVSHA; from the coding sequence ATGCCGTCCGTGAAGCTGCGCCTGCCGAGCTCCCCACCGCCCGGATGGCCGAGCGAAGACCGCGGCCGGCTGCACCACGAGTCGGTCACGGCTCGACTCGGCACTGCTGTCGGCATCGCGTTCGGCATCTGTTTCGTGACCGGCGTGATCAGCCACTACCAGTCCCACCCCTGGATGTGGCTCCCGCCGCCCGCGACACCGGCCGGCGGATACCGCTTCACCCAGGGACTGCACGTCATCACCGGCTTCGCCTCGATCCCGTTGCTGCTCGCCAAGCTCTGGTCGGTGCAGAACAAGCTGGCGCAGTGGCCGCCGGTCCGCTCGGTGCTGCACGCGCTCGAGCGTGCGTCCGTCGCCGTCCTGATCGCCGGGGCGCTGGTGCAGCTGACCACCGGGATGCTCAACGTGTTGCAGTACTACCCGTTCAAGTGGCCGTTCGCGTCGGTGCACTACGCGCTCGGGTGGGTGGTCATCGGCGCGCTCCTGCTGCACATCGCCGTCAAACTCCCGATCATTCGCCGCGGGCTGTCCACGAAGCTGGACGGACCCATGGTCGACGAGCACGGCCTGACCCGTCGCGGCGCCGTGACGGGCGTGGGCATCGGGGCGGGCATCGTCGGGCTCACCACGGTCGGCCAGGTGGTCGGCCCGCTGGCGAAGGTGGCACTGCTGGCGCCCCGTCGACCCGACCGCGCGCCGCAACAGGATCTGCCCGTCAACCGCACCGCGGCTGCTGCCGGAGTGCGCAAGACCGCGGTATCCGCGGACTACCGGCTGACCGTGCGGGGCGGCACCGGCACCGGCACCCGGACGCTCACTCTGCAGCAGATCGAGGCGATGCCCGCGCAGACCCGCGATCTGTCCATCGCGTGCGTGGAGGGCTGGAGTCGGCGCGCGACCTGGACCGGGCCGTCGCTGCTCGACATCGTCGCGATGGTCGGAGGCACCGCGGACAGCATCGTGACGGTGAGCTCCCTGGAGAAGCACGGGTTCAGCAGGTCGACCATCACGGCAGGACAGTTGAAGGAGGCCCTCCTCGCGACCCACCTGCACGGTGAACGGCTCACCCTCGACCACGGATACCCGCTGCGCCTCATCGCCCCGGACCGAAAGGGCGAGCTGCAGACGAAGTGGGTCGACACGGTGGTGGTCTCGCATGCCTGA
- a CDS encoding methyltransferase domain-containing protein: MRIGALAAYEQALRDRGPLGLHTTSGHRIELDMARYLADADAADTTVLERCVGPVLDVGCGPGRIVGALTAAGTAALGVDIADAAVEITLQRGALALARDIFSRLPGEGRWRTVLVLDGNCGIGGDVPALLRRMRELTAADGTVILEAATSVPGTDEVLTASFSTDGEDAPTFPWAVASADVLQRYAEEAGLALVEHWTHSGRDFLMVRSDSTYSTAVQTTTTAAMIPKFAT, encoded by the coding sequence ATGAGGATCGGCGCACTGGCGGCGTACGAACAGGCGCTGCGCGACCGCGGCCCTCTCGGTCTGCACACCACGTCCGGTCACCGGATCGAGTTGGACATGGCCCGCTATCTGGCCGACGCCGACGCCGCGGACACCACGGTGTTGGAGCGCTGCGTGGGCCCGGTGCTGGACGTCGGATGCGGCCCGGGTCGCATCGTCGGAGCACTGACCGCTGCCGGCACGGCAGCCCTCGGCGTCGACATCGCGGACGCCGCGGTCGAGATCACCCTGCAACGCGGTGCCCTGGCCCTGGCCCGGGACATCTTCTCCCGGCTGCCCGGCGAAGGACGCTGGCGCACGGTCCTGGTGCTCGACGGCAACTGCGGCATCGGCGGCGACGTGCCGGCGCTGCTGCGCCGGATGCGCGAGCTGACCGCCGCCGACGGCACGGTGATCCTGGAGGCCGCGACCAGCGTGCCGGGCACGGACGAGGTGCTCACCGCGAGCTTCAGCACGGACGGCGAGGACGCGCCGACCTTCCCGTGGGCCGTCGCGTCAGCGGACGTGTTGCAGCGCTACGCCGAGGAGGCGGGCCTCGCGCTCGTGGAGCACTGGACTCACTCCGGCCGGGACTTCCTCATGGTCCGCAGCGACAGCACGTACAGCACCGCCGTGCAGACGACCACGACGGCCGCGATGATCCCGAAGTTCGCCACGTAG
- a CDS encoding TIGR04282 family arsenosugar biosynthesis glycosyltransferase, which translates to MTITLASVMVIAKEPVAGRVKTRLTVAISPEQAAAVAAAAIRDTLDAMSMVPAHRHVLALDGEAGEWVPAGWSVVAQPEGGLDRRLATVIGGLPPGPCLLVGMDTPQVTPSMCGFDPNSYDACLGMATDGGYWAIGFADPAMAPEVIEGVPMSTDHTGADQLARMLHAGLRVQELAPLLDVDTPEDAAQVAALVPASAFAGAWTTAMAATAAGADV; encoded by the coding sequence ATGACCATCACGCTCGCGAGCGTGATGGTCATCGCGAAGGAACCGGTGGCCGGTCGGGTCAAGACCCGCCTCACCGTCGCCATCAGCCCGGAGCAGGCGGCCGCGGTGGCGGCCGCAGCCATCCGCGACACCCTGGATGCGATGAGCATGGTCCCGGCTCACCGTCACGTGCTGGCCCTCGACGGCGAGGCAGGCGAATGGGTGCCGGCCGGCTGGTCGGTCGTGGCCCAGCCCGAGGGTGGGCTGGACCGCCGGCTGGCCACGGTCATCGGCGGCCTCCCGCCCGGGCCGTGCCTGCTGGTCGGGATGGACACCCCCCAGGTCACCCCATCCATGTGCGGATTCGATCCGAACTCCTACGACGCGTGCCTCGGGATGGCGACCGACGGCGGCTACTGGGCCATCGGCTTCGCGGATCCCGCCATGGCACCCGAGGTGATCGAAGGAGTTCCGATGTCGACCGACCACACCGGGGCCGATCAGCTGGCCCGGATGCTGCACGCAGGTCTGCGCGTGCAGGAGTTGGCGCCGCTGCTCGATGTGGACACCCCGGAGGATGCGGCGCAGGTGGCCGCTCTCGTGCCGGCGAGCGCGTTCGCCGGTGCTTGGACGACGGCGATGGCGGCGACTGCCGCAGGGGCCGACGTATGA
- a CDS encoding glycosyltransferase family 2 protein, whose product MIDIVLPCLDEAAALPHVLGDLPDGTRALVVDNGSTDGSPEIARSLGAHVVTATQRGYGAACHAGLMAATADLVAFVDCDGSFDLSIVPALAAPVLDGSADLAVGRRRPVARGAWPAHARLANGVLSWRLRTLGLPVHDVGAVRVARRTALIDLAQIDRRSGYPLETMVLAAKAGWRVVETDVDYHPRHGRSKVTGTVRGTVQAMRDMTVVLAR is encoded by the coding sequence ATGATCGATATTGTCCTTCCCTGCCTGGACGAGGCAGCCGCTCTCCCGCACGTCCTGGGCGACCTCCCGGACGGCACCCGAGCGCTCGTCGTCGACAACGGCAGCACCGACGGCAGCCCCGAGATCGCGCGTTCGCTCGGCGCGCACGTGGTGACAGCGACCCAGCGCGGGTACGGCGCTGCCTGCCACGCCGGGCTGATGGCGGCGACCGCCGATCTTGTCGCGTTCGTCGACTGCGACGGTTCGTTCGATCTCTCGATCGTGCCTGCGCTCGCGGCGCCGGTCCTGGACGGCAGTGCCGACCTCGCCGTCGGCCGGCGCCGACCGGTGGCCCGCGGTGCGTGGCCGGCCCACGCGCGTCTCGCGAACGGTGTGCTCTCCTGGCGGTTGCGCACGCTCGGTCTGCCCGTGCACGACGTGGGCGCCGTGCGGGTGGCGCGTCGCACGGCTCTGATCGATCTCGCCCAGATCGACCGGCGCAGCGGATATCCGCTGGAGACCATGGTGCTGGCGGCGAAGGCCGGGTGGCGGGTCGTGGAGACCGACGTCGACTATCACCCCCGACACGGACGATCCAAGGTCACCGGGACCGTGCGCGGCACCGTGCAGGCCATGCGGGACATGACCGTGGTGCTCGCCCGATGA
- a CDS encoding ATP-binding protein yields MPHHFLHILAIALLWGAGGSAVAWVLTWPVRRRGWTGGHVSIAVVATFATVAAIAGNARAMLISTDDGHATIVAAVIAGLLASVAALLSARTFRRDSAFLHTDIAHINSGGVPTRNTEPMSPELRGLHHAMREMGANLADARKREYALEASRRELVAWISDDLRTPLTGLRAAAEELGDDIGADHARHHDRITAEVQQLTEMVDDLYELSRLHVGMGKRRNERVDLSALLSTTMSNLERVAHAEKVRLTGSAAVAAEVMGDPGQLNRALTNLVYNAIRHTPARGAVTVELRAGERPGQALLRVTDRCGGFAPGDVPRLRDIGLHGDPLDDAPSGETAGGGLGLTVTREIVDAHDGAVEFENTDDGCAFTIVLPLAS; encoded by the coding sequence GTGCCCCACCACTTCCTCCACATCCTCGCCATCGCACTGCTGTGGGGTGCAGGCGGATCGGCGGTGGCATGGGTGCTGACCTGGCCCGTCCGCCGTCGCGGCTGGACGGGCGGACACGTCTCGATCGCCGTGGTGGCGACCTTCGCGACCGTGGCGGCGATCGCCGGGAACGCCCGCGCGATGCTCATCAGCACCGACGACGGACACGCGACCATCGTCGCCGCCGTCATCGCCGGACTGTTGGCATCGGTGGCGGCGCTGCTGAGCGCACGCACCTTCCGGCGCGACAGCGCGTTCCTGCACACCGACATCGCCCACATCAACAGCGGTGGCGTCCCGACGCGGAACACCGAACCCATGTCACCGGAACTGCGCGGCCTACACCACGCGATGCGCGAGATGGGTGCCAACCTCGCCGACGCCCGAAAGCGGGAGTACGCACTGGAGGCCTCACGCCGCGAGCTGGTCGCCTGGATCTCCGATGATCTGCGCACCCCTCTCACCGGCCTGCGGGCGGCCGCCGAGGAGCTCGGGGACGACATCGGCGCCGATCACGCGCGACACCACGACCGCATCACCGCGGAGGTGCAGCAACTCACCGAGATGGTCGACGACCTCTACGAGCTCAGCCGGTTGCATGTGGGGATGGGCAAGCGCCGCAACGAGCGGGTGGACCTCTCGGCGCTGCTCTCGACGACCATGTCGAACCTCGAGCGGGTCGCGCACGCGGAGAAGGTGCGCCTGACCGGCTCGGCGGCGGTCGCCGCCGAGGTGATGGGTGATCCGGGCCAGCTCAACCGCGCGCTGACCAACCTGGTCTACAACGCGATCCGTCACACCCCCGCGCGCGGCGCGGTCACCGTCGAGCTGCGCGCCGGGGAGAGACCCGGCCAGGCGCTGCTGCGGGTCACCGACCGGTGCGGCGGTTTCGCACCCGGCGACGTGCCCCGCCTGCGGGACATCGGCCTGCACGGCGACCCGCTCGACGACGCACCGTCGGGCGAGACCGCCGGGGGAGGTCTCGGGCTGACGGTGACCCGTGAAATCGTGGACGCGCACGACGGCGCCGTCGAGTTCGAGAACACCGACGACGGCTGCGCGTTCACGATCGTGCTCCCACTCGCGAGCTGA
- a CDS encoding NAD-dependent epimerase/dehydratase family protein produces the protein MRILLTGGAGFIGQHVLRAALAAGHDVLVLDNLRADVHPVPSWTPPDGAHFLRGDVRDADACDEALREVDSVIHLAAKVGLGVDISDLPDYASSNDVGTATLLARMAAAGRRELVLAASMVVYGEGRGECEVHGLSRGLPRTPEHLEAGDFEPRCVTCGRVLAPALVAEEVAADPRNAYAVSKLAQEHYATTWARETSSSATALRFHNVYGPGMPSNTPYAGVASLFAAASRRGEAPRVFEDGGQRRDFVHVRDIASAVVAAAEQPREGFRAYNVGSGTPRTVGDLATELATALDGPAPVVTGQWRLGDVRHITADSAAIRRDLGWAPREDFAAGVRELAVSGS, from the coding sequence TTGCGCATCCTTCTCACCGGCGGTGCCGGTTTCATCGGGCAGCACGTCCTGCGCGCCGCGCTCGCGGCCGGGCACGACGTGCTCGTGCTGGACAATCTGCGCGCCGACGTGCACCCGGTCCCGTCGTGGACCCCACCGGACGGTGCGCATTTCCTGCGCGGCGACGTCCGCGACGCGGACGCCTGCGACGAGGCGCTGCGCGAGGTGGACTCGGTGATCCACCTCGCCGCGAAGGTCGGGCTGGGCGTCGATATCTCCGACCTGCCGGACTACGCCTCCTCCAACGACGTCGGCACCGCCACCCTGCTCGCGCGGATGGCGGCCGCAGGACGGCGCGAACTCGTGCTGGCCGCCTCGATGGTCGTCTACGGCGAAGGACGCGGCGAATGCGAGGTGCACGGGCTGAGCAGGGGTCTCCCCCGCACTCCGGAGCACCTCGAGGCCGGTGACTTCGAGCCGCGGTGTGTCACCTGCGGGCGGGTCCTGGCCCCCGCACTGGTGGCCGAGGAGGTCGCCGCAGACCCGCGCAACGCGTACGCGGTGTCCAAACTCGCCCAGGAGCACTACGCCACGACATGGGCCCGCGAGACGTCGTCGTCCGCGACCGCGCTGCGCTTCCACAACGTCTACGGACCGGGCATGCCGAGCAACACGCCGTACGCCGGTGTCGCCTCGCTCTTCGCGGCCGCGTCACGGCGGGGCGAGGCGCCGCGCGTCTTCGAGGACGGCGGCCAGCGCCGCGACTTCGTGCACGTGCGCGACATCGCGAGCGCCGTGGTGGCCGCGGCCGAACAGCCGCGCGAGGGCTTTCGCGCGTACAACGTCGGATCGGGCACCCCGCGGACCGTCGGCGACCTGGCCACGGAACTCGCGACCGCTCTCGACGGGCCGGCGCCCGTCGTGACCGGCCAGTGGCGCCTCGGCGACGTCCGGCACATCACCGCCGACTCCGCCGCCATCCGCCGTGACCTGGGCTGGGCACCGCGCGAGGACTTCGCGGCGGGCGTCCGCGAGTTGGCGGTCAGCGGCTCGTGA
- the fabG gene encoding 3-oxoacyl-ACP reductase FabG: protein MPEQSTRTAIVTGSARGIGAAVAERLAADGMAVGVLDLDQDACTAVAERIVAAGGKAVGVACNVADESDVQAAVEKVAAELGAPTVLVNNAGVLRDNLIFKMSANDWDTVMNVHLRGSFLMTRAVQAYMTKEKYGRIVNLSSTSALGNRGQVNYAAAKAGMQGFTKTLAIELGKFGVTANAIAPGFIETDMTKATAERVGMDFEEFKKAAAAGIPVGRGGKPEDIAAAASFFCSEEAGFVSGQVLYVAGGPRD, encoded by the coding sequence ATGCCAGAACAGAGCACCCGCACCGCCATCGTGACCGGCTCGGCCCGAGGGATCGGCGCCGCCGTCGCCGAGCGGCTCGCCGCCGACGGGATGGCCGTCGGCGTCCTCGACCTCGACCAGGACGCCTGCACCGCCGTCGCCGAGCGCATCGTCGCTGCCGGCGGCAAGGCTGTCGGCGTCGCGTGCAACGTCGCCGACGAGAGCGACGTGCAGGCCGCCGTCGAGAAGGTCGCCGCCGAGCTCGGCGCGCCGACCGTGCTCGTCAACAACGCGGGTGTCCTGCGCGACAACCTCATCTTCAAGATGAGCGCGAACGACTGGGACACCGTCATGAACGTGCATCTGCGCGGCAGCTTCCTGATGACCCGCGCGGTCCAGGCGTACATGACCAAGGAGAAGTACGGCCGCATCGTCAACCTCTCGAGCACCTCCGCGCTCGGTAACCGCGGCCAGGTCAACTACGCCGCCGCCAAGGCCGGCATGCAGGGCTTCACCAAGACGCTGGCGATCGAGCTCGGCAAGTTCGGTGTCACCGCCAACGCGATCGCCCCCGGATTCATCGAGACCGACATGACCAAGGCGACCGCAGAGCGCGTCGGGATGGACTTCGAGGAGTTCAAGAAGGCCGCAGCCGCGGGCATCCCCGTCGGCCGTGGCGGCAAGCCCGAGGACATCGCCGCCGCCGCGTCGTTCTTCTGCAGCGAAGAGGCCGGTTTCGTCAGCGGTCAGGTGCTCTACGTGGCCGGTGGCCCCAGGGACTGA
- a CDS encoding serine hydrolase: MGDAPWLAEDVDLVLPAASIGKLLLLGVAAEMFEAGTLSREAPLCRADGVFVRDSGVWHTLQQEVLPAVDVCRLIGAHSDNLATNVLLYHVGIAQVREYADRLGLAPLVLLDYARGHRDPADPDVAPTLSVASASALIRFMELLDAGRISAEVGEWLSLDTDLSMVADAFGLDPLAHNSIGGGDPGRFTLVNKTGTNAGIRADTGLAHAGGERTAYAVIAQWDQATDGDMLDEVITRMRDIGRQIRDRLQSAAS, translated from the coding sequence GTGGGTGACGCGCCGTGGCTTGCCGAGGATGTCGACCTGGTGCTCCCCGCGGCGTCGATCGGCAAGCTGCTCCTGCTGGGGGTGGCCGCCGAGATGTTCGAGGCGGGCACCCTGTCGCGCGAGGCGCCGCTGTGCCGGGCCGACGGGGTCTTCGTGCGCGACTCCGGGGTGTGGCACACCTTGCAGCAGGAGGTCCTGCCCGCCGTCGACGTGTGCCGACTCATCGGGGCGCACAGTGACAATCTGGCGACCAACGTCCTGCTGTATCACGTAGGCATCGCGCAGGTGCGGGAGTACGCCGATCGCCTCGGCCTGGCCCCATTGGTGCTGCTGGACTATGCGCGAGGCCATCGTGACCCGGCGGATCCCGACGTCGCGCCGACGCTCTCGGTCGCAAGTGCGTCGGCGCTGATCCGCTTCATGGAGTTGCTGGACGCCGGTCGGATCAGCGCCGAGGTGGGGGAGTGGCTCTCACTCGACACGGACCTGTCGATGGTCGCGGACGCGTTCGGACTGGACCCGTTGGCGCACAACAGCATCGGCGGCGGCGATCCCGGCCGCTTCACGCTGGTGAACAAGACCGGCACGAACGCGGGAATCCGCGCGGACACCGGTCTCGCGCACGCGGGAGGTGAGCGGACGGCATACGCCGTGATCGCGCAGTGGGACCAGGCGACCGACGGCGACATGCTGGACGAGGTGATCACCCGGATGCGCGACATCGGGCGGCAGATCCGCGACCGCCTCCAGTCGGCCGCCTCCTGA
- the pepN gene encoding aminopeptidase N produces the protein MAILQRTEAEARAALIEVTSYDVDLDLDRGDTEFGSVTTIRFSARQPGESTFLDLKAARVGSITLNGTAVDPAAIDDGRVALTDLAADNEVHVAATMSYSRDGEGLHRAVDPEDGKAYVYGMSFMDAAPRMYACFDQPDLKAPYDVRVRAPQDWVVAGNGDATRTAPGEWTLATTKPIATYFFTVCAGPYATVTDEHDGIHLEVHVRAALAKELDEQAPDIFQVTKQSFDHYHRLFGVRYPWGDYHQFFVPEFNAGAMENPGCVTFRDTMIMRGTLAPDHLLSRANTIAHEMAHMWFGDLVTLRWWDDLWLNESFAEYMAGRAVEEATDHDESRIAFSAQRKTWGYAADRAPSTHPIAGSPAPDALSALTNFDGISYAKGASALAQLVLYVGDDAFVAGVRDYLSRHAFGNATLADFLGAMEKASGRDLTQWSEQWLRTSGADVLQVHTETDGDTVADAELRRTPPAGHPADRPHVLDVAGYTDGAQIWRTQVEAAADVTPLGELTGREVPQILLPNASDETWAQVALDTSSLEALRTGLRTLPDSGTRAAAWSALLNGMLTGGVDPRLVRDSVLDFWPAETSFTLLAYVASQSRGALLGGYLPPDESTAAAEAFDDAARTMLAADDVSLPAGIAAATMVAHTTHDEATLRDWADGRHTPAALEGDPDFRWLAIRRLCTLGALTAADVDSHLAQDRSMSAALDGLTAKASIPTQDSKEWAWHQVFGGQQLSNYEAGAVLGGIFRPSQIDLVRPYVARYFAQVGSLAQTFGGMPAEQLTRAGFPHVVVEPATLEAARAAIDGEGLSAGIRRALIDQTAALEERITSRRRYFPDSL, from the coding sequence ATGGCGATTCTGCAACGCACCGAGGCCGAGGCACGCGCAGCCCTGATCGAGGTCACGTCGTACGACGTCGACCTCGACCTCGACCGGGGTGACACCGAGTTCGGCTCTGTCACGACCATCCGGTTCAGCGCCCGGCAGCCGGGGGAGTCGACCTTCCTCGATCTGAAGGCCGCGCGCGTGGGGTCGATCACCCTGAACGGCACCGCGGTCGACCCCGCGGCGATCGACGACGGGCGGGTCGCCCTGACCGACCTGGCCGCCGACAACGAGGTGCACGTCGCAGCCACGATGAGCTACAGCCGCGACGGCGAGGGACTGCACCGCGCGGTCGATCCCGAGGACGGCAAGGCCTACGTCTACGGCATGTCGTTCATGGACGCGGCGCCGCGGATGTACGCCTGCTTCGACCAGCCCGACCTGAAGGCGCCGTACGACGTGCGCGTCCGCGCGCCGCAGGACTGGGTGGTCGCGGGCAACGGCGACGCGACCCGCACGGCGCCGGGCGAGTGGACCCTCGCGACGACGAAGCCGATCGCCACCTACTTCTTCACCGTCTGCGCCGGCCCCTACGCCACCGTCACCGACGAGCACGACGGCATCCACCTGGAGGTGCACGTGCGCGCCGCCCTCGCGAAGGAGCTGGACGAGCAGGCGCCGGACATCTTCCAGGTCACGAAGCAGTCCTTCGACCACTACCACCGGCTCTTCGGCGTGCGCTATCCGTGGGGTGACTACCACCAGTTCTTCGTGCCGGAGTTCAACGCCGGAGCCATGGAGAACCCTGGGTGCGTCACCTTCCGCGACACGATGATCATGCGCGGCACGCTGGCGCCCGACCACCTGCTGTCCCGCGCCAACACGATCGCGCACGAGATGGCGCACATGTGGTTCGGCGACCTGGTCACCCTGCGCTGGTGGGACGACCTGTGGCTCAACGAGTCGTTCGCGGAGTACATGGCGGGCCGCGCCGTCGAGGAGGCGACCGACCACGACGAGTCGCGGATCGCGTTCTCCGCGCAGCGCAAGACGTGGGGGTACGCCGCAGACCGGGCACCCTCCACCCACCCGATCGCCGGCTCGCCCGCGCCCGACGCGCTCTCGGCCCTCACCAACTTCGACGGCATCTCCTACGCCAAGGGCGCCTCAGCGTTGGCGCAACTGGTGCTCTACGTCGGCGACGACGCCTTCGTCGCGGGCGTGCGCGACTACCTGTCCCGGCACGCCTTCGGCAACGCCACCCTGGCGGACTTCCTCGGCGCGATGGAGAAGGCGAGCGGGCGCGACCTCACGCAGTGGAGCGAGCAGTGGCTGCGCACGTCCGGCGCGGACGTGCTGCAGGTCCACACCGAGACCGACGGCGACACGGTCGCGGACGCCGAGCTGCGGCGTACGCCGCCCGCCGGTCACCCGGCCGACCGGCCGCACGTGCTCGACGTGGCGGGCTACACCGACGGCGCGCAGATCTGGCGCACCCAGGTCGAGGCCGCGGCGGACGTCACCCCGCTCGGCGAGCTCACCGGCCGGGAAGTGCCGCAGATCCTGCTGCCCAACGCCTCCGACGAGACCTGGGCGCAGGTCGCGCTCGACACGTCCAGCCTGGAGGCGCTGCGCACCGGGCTGCGCACGCTGCCCGACTCCGGCACCAGGGCGGCCGCGTGGTCGGCGCTGCTCAACGGCATGCTGACCGGCGGCGTCGATCCCCGTCTGGTGCGCGACAGCGTGCTCGACTTCTGGCCGGCCGAGACCAGCTTCACCCTGCTGGCGTACGTCGCGTCGCAGAGTCGGGGTGCCCTCCTCGGCGGATATCTGCCGCCCGACGAATCGACAGCGGCAGCGGAGGCGTTCGACGACGCGGCCCGCACGATGCTGGCAGCGGACGACGTCAGCCTGCCTGCAGGGATCGCCGCCGCGACGATGGTCGCGCACACCACGCACGACGAGGCGACCCTGCGCGACTGGGCCGACGGACGGCACACCCCCGCCGCCCTGGAGGGCGACCCCGACTTCCGCTGGCTGGCGATCCGGCGGTTGTGCACCCTGGGCGCACTCACCGCGGCCGACGTCGACTCCCACCTGGCGCAGGACCGCTCGATGTCCGCCGCCCTCGACGGGCTCACCGCGAAGGCCTCCATCCCGACGCAGGACTCCAAGGAGTGGGCGTGGCATCAGGTGTTCGGCGGCCAGCAGCTGTCCAACTACGAGGCCGGTGCGGTTCTCGGAGGAATCTTCCGGCCCTCCCAGATCGATCTGGTCCGGCCGTATGTCGCGCGGTACTTCGCCCAGGTCGGCTCGCTGGCGCAGACCTTCGGAGGAATGCCGGCCGAGCAGCTCACCCGCGCCGGTTTCCCGCACGTCGTGGTCGAGCCGGCGACGCTGGAGGCCGCGCGAGCCGCCATCGACGGCGAGGGCCTGTCGGCGGGCATCCGACGCGCCCTGATCGACCAGACCGCCGCCCTCGAGGAGCGGATCACCTCGCGGCGCAGGTACTTCCCCGACTCGCTGTGA
- the htpX gene encoding zinc metalloprotease HtpX, with protein MHRHFNGLKTTLLFGGIWVLLLGVGALVAGGRFIWIFALIGLGTTFYGYWNSDKLAIRAMQAYPVSEAQAPAMYRIVRELSTAAGKPMPALYISPTQAPNAFATGRNPSHAAVCCTEGILQLLDERELRGVLGHELMHVYNRDILTSSVAAALAGIITSAAQMMMFFGMFGGGDDEDRPNPIVMLAMAFLAPIAATVIQLAISRTREYDADEDGSKLTGDPLALASALQKLEDGVARAPLAPEPKVVNASHMMIANPFRAQDVSRAFSTHPPTQERIKRLQGMAYGQIQK; from the coding sequence ATGCACAGGCACTTCAACGGGCTCAAGACCACGCTGCTCTTCGGTGGCATCTGGGTGCTGTTGCTGGGCGTGGGCGCCCTCGTGGCCGGCGGGCGGTTCATCTGGATCTTCGCCCTCATCGGGCTGGGCACCACGTTCTACGGCTACTGGAACAGCGACAAGCTTGCAATCCGCGCCATGCAGGCCTACCCCGTCAGCGAGGCACAGGCCCCCGCGATGTACCGGATCGTGCGCGAGCTGTCGACCGCCGCCGGCAAGCCGATGCCCGCGCTCTACATCTCACCGACCCAGGCTCCGAACGCCTTCGCCACGGGTCGCAACCCGAGTCACGCAGCGGTCTGCTGCACCGAGGGCATCCTGCAGCTGCTCGACGAACGTGAGCTGCGCGGGGTGCTCGGGCACGAGCTCATGCACGTCTACAACCGCGACATCCTGACCTCCTCCGTTGCCGCAGCGCTCGCCGGGATCATCACCTCCGCCGCCCAGATGATGATGTTCTTCGGGATGTTCGGCGGCGGTGACGACGAGGACCGCCCCAACCCGATCGTCATGCTCGCCATGGCGTTCCTCGCGCCGATCGCGGCGACCGTGATCCAACTGGCCATCAGCCGCACCCGCGAGTACGACGCCGACGAGGACGGCTCCAAGCTGACGGGCGACCCGCTCGCCCTCGCGTCGGCGTTGCAGAAGCTGGAGGACGGTGTGGCCCGCGCGCCCCTCGCACCGGAACCGAAGGTCGTCAACGCCAGCCACATGATGATCGCGAACCCGTTCCGCGCGCAGGACGTGTCGCGCGCGTTCTCCACGCACCCCCCGACGCAGGAGCGCATCAAGCGGTTGCAGGGCATGGCGTACGGCCAGATCCAGAAGTGA